Proteins encoded within one genomic window of Cryptococcus neoformans var. grubii H99 chromosome 4, complete sequence:
- a CDS encoding protein FRG1 — translation MSAAGVVSKKLKFKGEKSKKKKRSHHHSSGRGGGGGDGDELEALAAADPRGWMFPSNPMEINGPAYILLPTEPLTCLAWDATRQKVYAAPVDIPQAPEGANDLSESEILLTIEPTDVNHVWVISRLSGSEDVVSLRTSTGTFLTASPSGSLTATTPSRGPLEAFIPINSRPSTPSVFPTFALQIQHNSKYFSATTIAGKAELRADADDVGEFEGLRIKCQREFVYKARQGEDVKGKKRMADSGPSAASIEDDEMRRNREAQTWGAGRIKLSDKDRRDVKKAKKEGRYAEAMLDRRAALKSDRYAK, via the exons ATGTCAGCTGCAGGCGTCGTTTCAAAGAAGCTCAAGTTCAAGGGTGAaaagtcaaagaagaagaaacggTCTCATCACCACTCCTCAGGTCGaggcggaggcggaggcgatggagatgaacTTGAAGCTTTGGCCGCTGCTGACCCGAGAG GATGGATGTTTCCATCGAACCCTATGGAAATCAACGGCCCAGCCTACATTTTACTCCCTACCGAACCGCTCACCTGCCTTGCT TGGGATGCAACAAGACAGAAAGTATATGCCGCGCCTGTCGACATTCCCCAGGCCCCCGAAGGCGCCAACGACCTCAGCGAATCTGAAATCCTTTTAACAATTGAGCCGACGGATGTGAACCATGTTTGGGTTATCTCAAGATTATCAGGAAGTGAAGATGTGGTGAGCTTGCGGACAAGTAC AGGGACATTCCTCACCGCGAGTCCATCAGGCTCTTTAACAGCTACCACGCCTTCTCGAGGACCTCTTGAAGCTTTTATCCCCATTAATTCCCGTccctccaccccttccGTCTTCCCCACTTTCGCCCTCCAAATACAGCACAACTCCAAATACTTTTCCGCAACCACCATTGCTGGTAAAGCCGAGTTGCGAGCTGATGCTGACGACGTTGGCGAGTTTGAGGGTTTGAGGATTAAGTGCCAAAGAGAGTTTGTGTACAAGGCAAGGCAGGGAGAAGATgtgaaaggaaagaagaggatggcaGATAGTGGACCTTCTGCAGCGTCAATTGAAGACGAcgagatgagaagaaa TCGGGAAGCCCAGACATGGGGGGCTGGAAGGATCAAGCTTTCTGATAAAGACAGGCGGGACGTCAAAAAGGCgaaaaaggaagggcgATATGCTGAGGCAATGTTAGACCGCAGAGCCGCTCTGAAGAG CGACCGATATGCAAAGTAA
- a CDS encoding Gly-Xaa carboxypeptidase — MAKGPIYLPVTSNDVPAEGLSKRRWPLIALGLLAASAIITSWPFSVSQLITYKEDFSVYSGNLSDGLCAQAEPIMPAGYNTSKIWEGKDIIIKRLQEAVRIPTEVFDEMGPVDEDPRWEIFVEFHAFLEKTFPLIYEVAEVTKTDWALVYEIQGSNPSLKPLFLTAHQDVVPVLASTRGQWTHDPYGGEYDGTVIHGRGASDTKSSLIAVMSAIEHLLKTTDFKPKRTIILGFGSDEERGGQVGAPAIARYLLDKYGKDSMALLIDEGSGMINTWGQQFATPAVAEKGHYDLGITVSTLGGHSSVPPPHTAIGLISLLIAELERNPHEATIAESSPVYEFMTCAAAYAKDMPKKLKGMVIKAEDGDLKAWKSLPEEIISVGMGGAPAGPGQGDPIKSMLTTTQAVDIIHGGLKVNALPEAVTAIVNHRVNSLSNHFELQDRTLNLLKPVCEDYNLTLIGFDGETVFDGSPTSKVILDEAFGYYTDPSPHSPVSIEDPAWRVMAGTARGMWASRKEVSEDGKIVELEAGDDLIMAPFMSTGNTDTRRYWDLTPNIYRFRYTPMAGSGGAHTINEYSNADDLIEFARFYQAMILNLDAAGDVA; from the exons ATGGCTAAAGGTCCCATCTATCTACCAGTCACCTCAAACGATGTACCCGCTGAGGGTTTATCCAAGCGCCGTTGGCCGCTCATTGCCCTCGGTCTACTGGCTGCTTCTGCTATCATCACATCCTGGCCTTTCTCCGTGTCCCAGCTTATCACCTACAAAGAGGATTTCTCTGTGTATAGTGGAAATTTGAGCGACGGACTCTGTGCCCAGGCAGAACCTATCATGCCCGCCGGCTACAACACGAGTAAAATTTGGGAGGGAAaggacatcatcatcaagagGCTTCAAGAAGCT GTTCGAATCCCTACCGAGGTCTTCGACGAGATGGGCCCCGTTGATGAAGACCCCAGATGGGAAATCTTTGTTGAATTCCATGCCT TCCTCGAAAAGACATTCCCTCTCAT TTACGAGGTGGCCGAGGTCACCAAGACTGATTGGGCGTTGGTCTACGAGATCCAGGGTTCCAACCCATCTCTTAAACCTCTTTTCCTTACTGCCCACCAGG ATGTCGTCCCCGTCTTGGCTTCTACGAGAGGTCAATGGACCCATGACCCTTACGGCGGCGAATACGATGGCACCGTCATTCACGGTCGAGGTGCTTCGGACACTAAAAGCAGTCTGATTG CTGTGATGTCTGCCATCGAACATCTCCTTAAGACCACTGACTTCAAGCCCAAGAGGACCATCATTCTGGGCTTTGGCAGCGATGAAGAACGTGGTGGCCAAGTCGGCGCACCTGCTATCGCTCGATACCTCCTTGATAAGTACGGAAAGGACTCTATGGCTCT cCTCATTGATGAGGGCTCAGGTATGATCAACACCTGGGGCCAGCAATTCGCTACCCCCGCTGTCGCTGAGAAAGGCCACTATGACCTTGGTATCACCGTCTCCACACTGGGTGGACACTCTTCCGTACCTCCACCTCACACTGCCATCGGTCTCATCTCCTTGCTTATTGCTGAGCTCGAGCGCAATCCTCACGAAGCTACCATTGCCGAATCTTCCCCTGTTTACGAGTTTATGACTTGCGCAGCTGCCTATGCCAAGGACATGCCAAAAAAGTTGAAGGGTATGGTTATCAAGGCCGAGGATGGGGATTTGAAGGCTTGGAAGAGCTTGCCTGAAGAGATCATCAGTGTCGGGATGGGTGGAGCGCCTGCCGGGCCTGGTCAGGGTGATCCCATCAAGAGTATGTTGACTACTACCCAAGCTGTGGATATAATCCACGGTGGGTTGAAAGTAAACGCTTTG CCCGAGGCTGTGACTGCCATCGTCAACCACCGAGTCAACAGCCTTTCCAACCACTTCGAACTCCAAGACCGAACCTTGAACCTCCTCAAACCTGTGTGTGAAGACTATAACCTCACCCTCATCGGCTTTGACGGCGAGACCGTCTTTGACGGTTCTCCCACTTCTAAAGTCATTCTCGACGAAGCATTTGGCTATTACACCGATCCCTCCCCTCATAGCCCTGTGAGCATCGAAGACCCGGCTTGGAGGGTGATGGCAGGGACGGCAAGAGGCATGTGGGCGAGTAGAAAGGAGGTCAgtgaggatggaaagattGTAGAGCTTGAAGCGGGGGATGATTTGATCATGGCTCCGTTTATGAGCACTGGT AACACTGACACAAGGCGTTATTGGGACCTCACCCCCAACATCTATCGATTCCGATACACTCCCATGGCGGGTTCTGGGGGAGCGCATACCATCAACGAATACTCAAACGCTGATGATCTTATCGAGTTTGCGAGATTCTACCAAGCGATGATCCTGAACCTGGACGCTGCTGGAGATGTGGCGTAA